The genomic region CCAGTTTAGCCAGGGCGATTTTACCATTCGCCGCGACACCGATGACGCAAAGGGCGGGATCAGCTTCGAGTACGTTACTAATCATGCGCCGCGCTAGCACAGAGTCATCAACAACAAGGATATTTATGGTCATTTGTCATTTGTCATTTGTCATTTGTCATTTGTCATTTGTCATTTGTCAACCCTTCGACTTCGCTCAGGGTTAAGAGTCCGTTAATATTTAAATTGCCCGACAAGTTGTTCAAGTTCATTCGCCGTTTTTGAGAGTTCTAGGGCGGAATTTTGAGTGTTGCTGGCACTTTGGGCGGTGTTTTGAGCCGCATCCGCGACACCTGTAATGTTGCGGGCAATTTCTTGGGAACCGAGGGAGACTTGGTTGATGTTACGGGCGATTTCATTTGTCGTGGCGGTTTGTTCCTCCACCGCACTGGCAATTGTGGTCTGAAAATCGTTGATTTGATGAATAATGGTAGTAATCTGGGCGATCGCATCCACGGAATGCTTGGTGTCTCCTTGTATCGCTTCCACTTTCTGGCTGATGTCTTCTGTGGCATTGGCGGTTTGTTTTGCCAATTCTTTCACCTCGTTGGCAACCACGGCAAATCCTTTCCCGGCTTCTCCGGCGCGGGCGGCTTCTATGGTGGCGTTGAGGGCGAGGAGGTTGGTTTGTTGGGCAATTGAGGTAATTAACTTGACAATTTTGCCAATTTCTGTACTGCTTACCCCTAACTGGGCAATGGTTTGATTGGTGGTTTCGGCGGTGGTGACGGCGGAGGTGGCGACGGTGGTGGCTTCGGCGGCACTTTTGGCAATTTCTTTGATGCTGGCGTGCATTTGTTCCATACCAATGGCGACGGATTGGGTATTGGTACTCACTTGTTCAGCAGCGGAGGAAACGGTAGCGGCTTGAACGGAGGTTTCTTCGGCTGTCGCCCCCATGGTTTGGCTTTCTAGCGTCAGATGTTCGGAAGCATTACTGAGTGCGATCGCAACTTGAGCAATCTGTTTCACTTGATCGGTCAGATTGCTTGCCATTAGGTTAACATTATCGGTCAATTCTTTCCATGTCCCGTCAACCCCTTCCACCATAGCTTGACCCCCAAGTTTTCCATTTACAACGTCTTGAGTTAAGCGGGTGACTTCATGGGCAAAGGTATTCAGTTGATCCACCATCCTATTCAGCGTTGTTTTCAGGGCTAAAATTTCCCCTTTTGCCTCTACGGTAATTTTTTGGGACAAATCTCCCTGGGCGACAGCCGTAGAAACAGCGGCAATATTGCGGACTTGTTCGGTTAGATGTGCCGCCATAAAATTGACAGTCTGGGTTAAACTTCGCCAGCTACCGGATAAGCCGTCAACTGTGGCTTGTCCGCCCAATTTACCTTCAATACCAACGTCTTGGCTGACTTGAGTTATCTCGATGACAATTGTATGCAAGCGATCAACCATTTGGTTCAAGGTATCTTTTAAGGCTAAGATTTCTCCCTGTGCCTCAACGGTGATTTTTTCACTAAAATTACCCTCACTAATCGCCGTAGCAACGGTGGTAATACTGCGTACCTGATCAGTGAGATTTTTCGCCATCAGATTTACGTTATCGGTAAGTTCTTTCCAGATCCCGGAAACCCCTGGCACCTCAGCTTGTCCGCCCAGTTTTCCTTCAATGCCTACGTCACGGGCAACCTGGGTAACTTCCACGGCAAAGGTATCCAGTTGATCAACCATTTTATTCACCGTTGTACTAATCCGGCGAAAGAGTCCTTTTAAGGGTTTCCCTTCAATTTCTAAGGCAATTTTTTGGGATAAATCACCTTTGGCAACGGCATGGAGTACCCGGGCAATCTCAATCGTGGGGTTAACTAAGCTATTAATAATTTCATTAACAGTATCCACATTAGTCCGCCACGAACCTTGCAATTCTGGACGGGAATACTGTTTACTCACTTTGCCCTCTTGAGCAACGGTTTTGCCCATGTCAACCAGTTCAGTGGTAAAGGTTTGGTTCACCGTCACCATTTGATTAAAAATAGTCGCCAGTTCCCCGAAACCGTTCTCAGCAGAAAGGCGAACAGAAAAGTCGCCATCTCTTACTGCTGCCAGGGCTTTTTTAAGTTCTTGTAATGATTTGGAACTGAGTTCAGTTTCTAGAGAGGTTTCCGATTTCAATGGTTCACTTGGTAGATCAACAGGATCAGGTTCATTGCCTGATAAATGATTGGATTCAGTGATAACCGTTTTTTCGGTTTCCTGATTTTCGACACCCTCCGGATCTTCAAAAAAAACAGCACGTCCAGGTTTACGATTTTTCACGAGTTTGTTATTCGTCATTTGTTGTTCGTCATTCGTCTTATGTCTTATGTCTTATGTCTTTCGTGCATCCCTAGCCGATTAAGCAACCGCTGCGATCGCGTTGAGTAATAACTGAAATGAATTGACATCAAAAAACAGGACAATATCACCCTTAACTTGGAGTTCTTCAATATCAAAATGAGTCCGTGCTAAAAGCACATGAGCCTCGTTGTAGCCCATTTTAAAGGACAGAATATGGTCAATATCTTCCTCTTCGTAGCAAGGAAT from Coleofasciculus chthonoplastes PCC 7420 harbors:
- a CDS encoding methyl-accepting chemotaxis protein; this translates as MTNNKLVKNRKPGRAVFFEDPEGVENQETEKTVITESNHLSGNEPDPVDLPSEPLKSETSLETELSSKSLQELKKALAAVRDGDFSVRLSAENGFGELATIFNQMVTVNQTFTTELVDMGKTVAQEGKVSKQYSRPELQGSWRTNVDTVNEIINSLVNPTIEIARVLHAVAKGDLSQKIALEIEGKPLKGLFRRISTTVNKMVDQLDTFAVEVTQVARDVGIEGKLGGQAEVPGVSGIWKELTDNVNLMAKNLTDQVRSITTVATAISEGNFSEKITVEAQGEILALKDTLNQMVDRLHTIVIEITQVSQDVGIEGKLGGQATVDGLSGSWRSLTQTVNFMAAHLTEQVRNIAAVSTAVAQGDLSQKITVEAKGEILALKTTLNRMVDQLNTFAHEVTRLTQDVVNGKLGGQAMVEGVDGTWKELTDNVNLMASNLTDQVKQIAQVAIALSNASEHLTLESQTMGATAEETSVQAATVSSAAEQVSTNTQSVAIGMEQMHASIKEIAKSAAEATTVATSAVTTAETTNQTIAQLGVSSTEIGKIVKLITSIAQQTNLLALNATIEAARAGEAGKGFAVVANEVKELAKQTANATEDISQKVEAIQGDTKHSVDAIAQITTIIHQINDFQTTIASAVEEQTATTNEIARNINQVSLGSQEIARNITGVADAAQNTAQSASNTQNSALELSKTANELEQLVGQFKY